A portion of the Natronococcus sp. AD-5 genome contains these proteins:
- a CDS encoding helix-turn-helix transcriptional regulator has product MSVSATEAELSEDERAGIELVRETGGIHQSDFWKELDVSSRKGSRIVESLVEKELVDREETIYNGHNTYYITPTARDLDFTLLMAGDMLSPFIGEDEVDPNSDAFSQWIMNLAYEE; this is encoded by the coding sequence GTGAGCGTCTCTGCGACCGAAGCAGAGCTCTCCGAGGACGAACGCGCCGGAATCGAGCTCGTCCGCGAGACAGGCGGTATCCACCAGAGCGACTTCTGGAAGGAACTCGACGTCTCCTCGCGCAAGGGCAGCCGGATCGTCGAGTCGCTCGTCGAAAAGGAACTGGTCGATCGCGAGGAAACGATCTACAACGGGCACAACACATACTACATCACGCCGACCGCGCGGGATCTCGATTTCACCCTGCTGATGGCCGGCGACATGCTCTCGCCGTTCATCGGCGAGGACGAGGTCGACCCCAACAGCGACGCCTTCTCGCAGTGGATCATGAACCTCGCGTACGAAGAGTAG
- a CDS encoding NRDE family protein gives MCTLTLAWQVFDEAPVAVAANRDEALERESLPPDVYREGPRVVAPRDAEAGGTWIGYNEFGVFAGITNRWGDADLAGDRSRGLLVADALEARSAADAAAIVEEEIDAREYEGFYLVIADETDALCYEWNGTLERTGFDPGVHVVVNVAVDDDARIPELRPDAAREQAANARRVRRELAAESGETAAEWLERAGTVLGDHEYGVCIHRNGFGTRSSSLIALGERTRYAFAPGPPCETDYEPVAVGSDPLEEREGHI, from the coding sequence GTGTGTACGCTCACGCTCGCCTGGCAAGTCTTCGACGAGGCGCCTGTCGCGGTCGCCGCGAACCGCGACGAAGCGCTCGAGCGCGAATCCCTGCCGCCCGACGTCTACCGCGAGGGTCCGCGCGTCGTCGCCCCTCGGGACGCCGAAGCCGGCGGGACGTGGATCGGCTACAACGAGTTCGGCGTCTTCGCCGGCATCACGAACCGGTGGGGCGACGCCGACCTCGCGGGTGACCGATCGCGCGGACTGCTCGTCGCTGACGCGCTCGAGGCCCGTTCGGCCGCCGACGCGGCCGCGATCGTCGAGGAAGAGATCGACGCCCGGGAGTACGAGGGGTTCTACCTCGTGATCGCGGACGAGACCGACGCGCTCTGTTACGAGTGGAACGGCACCCTCGAGCGGACGGGCTTCGATCCGGGCGTTCACGTCGTCGTGAACGTCGCGGTCGACGATGACGCTCGAATTCCGGAGCTCCGTCCCGACGCGGCGCGAGAACAGGCGGCGAACGCTCGCAGGGTGCGACGCGAGCTGGCCGCCGAATCGGGAGAGACGGCCGCGGAGTGGCTCGAGCGAGCCGGAACGGTGCTCGGCGATCACGAGTACGGCGTCTGCATCCACCGAAACGGGTTCGGCACCCGGTCCTCGTCGTTGATCGCGCTCGGCGAGCGGACGCGGTACGCGTTCGCCCCCGGGCCGCCGTGCGAGACGGACTACGAACCGGTCGCGGTCGGGTCCGACCCGCTGGAAGAGCGCGAAGGGCACATTTAA
- a CDS encoding class I adenylate-forming enzyme family protein yields MGRVTGAPVDWPTRDLVTHRARTTPQRTAVIDTETNESWSFRELDRRVDDAARGVRRALENPAADRLGILMDTRPAFATVFFAAMRLGATVVPLNVRETAGELAAKVERTELAAIVCEAGTESSALELAGEATLEDGCVWSVDDPETERTRALYRDRRAAEPPSEADRAVEAVSLERDDTQLLMFTSGTSGEPKGVRLTLGNLVASATASAFRLGVDPDDRWLCCLPMYHMGGLAPVVRSVLYGTAVVIQRAFEPRETARVLETEDLTGVSLVPTMCKRLLDAGWHPAETLRFVLLGGAPASSDLLERCHEAGVPVHPTYGMTETASQIATATPAETRRHEGTAGQPLAFTDVTIVDDEGAPVPAGEPGEIVVSGPTVTPGYLESEQTDAAFGDRGLRTGDVGYADEDGRLWVLNRRSDRIVTGGENVDPGEVVRALRSHPAVADAAVVGLEDPEWGERVGALVVPEAGGEPAAGRSEVVAESLDLESVLAHCDERLAGFKRPKTLAAAESLPRTPSGTVDREATRAHLFESGTDVSDWSRSK; encoded by the coding sequence GTGGGACGAGTGACGGGCGCGCCGGTCGACTGGCCGACCCGCGACCTCGTGACACACCGCGCGCGGACGACCCCGCAGCGAACGGCCGTGATTGACACGGAGACGAACGAATCCTGGAGCTTCCGCGAACTCGACCGGCGGGTCGACGACGCCGCACGGGGGGTCCGGCGAGCGCTCGAGAACCCCGCCGCCGATCGGCTCGGGATCCTGATGGACACGCGACCCGCGTTCGCGACGGTCTTCTTCGCCGCGATGCGACTCGGCGCGACGGTCGTCCCGCTGAACGTCCGCGAGACGGCCGGCGAACTCGCCGCGAAGGTCGAGCGAACCGAACTCGCCGCGATCGTCTGCGAGGCGGGGACCGAATCGAGCGCGCTCGAGCTGGCGGGCGAGGCGACTCTCGAGGACGGGTGCGTGTGGTCGGTCGACGACCCGGAAACGGAGCGGACGCGAGCGCTGTACCGGGACCGGCGCGCAGCGGAACCGCCGTCCGAGGCGGACCGCGCGGTCGAGGCCGTCTCGCTCGAGCGCGACGACACGCAGCTGCTCATGTTCACCTCCGGGACGTCCGGCGAGCCGAAGGGGGTGCGACTGACCCTCGGCAACCTGGTCGCCAGCGCGACCGCCTCCGCGTTCCGGCTCGGCGTCGATCCGGACGACCGGTGGCTCTGCTGCCTCCCGATGTACCACATGGGCGGACTGGCTCCCGTCGTCCGGTCGGTGCTCTACGGGACCGCGGTCGTGATCCAGCGCGCGTTCGAGCCGCGCGAGACGGCGCGCGTGCTCGAGACCGAGGACCTGACGGGCGTCTCGCTGGTGCCGACGATGTGCAAGCGCCTGCTCGACGCCGGCTGGCACCCCGCCGAGACGCTCCGGTTCGTCCTTCTGGGCGGTGCACCCGCCTCGAGCGACCTGCTCGAGCGCTGTCACGAGGCCGGCGTTCCGGTCCACCCGACCTACGGGATGACCGAGACGGCCTCCCAGATCGCCACCGCGACGCCCGCCGAGACGCGGCGTCACGAGGGGACCGCCGGTCAGCCGCTCGCGTTCACCGACGTTACGATCGTCGACGACGAGGGAGCGCCGGTTCCCGCCGGCGAACCCGGCGAAATCGTCGTCTCGGGGCCGACGGTGACGCCCGGCTACCTCGAGTCCGAGCAAACTGACGCGGCGTTCGGCGACCGCGGACTTCGCACGGGCGACGTCGGCTACGCGGACGAGGACGGCCGGCTGTGGGTGCTCAATCGCCGCAGCGATCGGATCGTCACCGGCGGCGAGAACGTCGATCCCGGCGAGGTCGTCCGGGCGCTGCGCTCCCATCCGGCCGTCGCGGACGCGGCCGTCGTCGGCCTCGAGGACCCCGAGTGGGGCGAGCGCGTCGGCGCGCTCGTCGTTCCCGAGGCGGGCGGCGAGCCGGCCGCCGGCCGGAGCGAGGTCGTCGCCGAGTCGCTCGACCTCGAGTCCGTGCTCGCTCACTGCGACGAACGCCTCGCGGGATTCAAACGGCCGAAGACGCTCGCCGCCGCCGAGTCGCTTCCGCGGACGCCGTCGGGGACCGTCGACCGCGAGGCGACGCGAGCGCACCTGTTCGAGTCGGGGACGGACGTTTCGGACTGGTCGCGATCGAAGTGA
- a CDS encoding mandelate racemase/muconate lactonizing enzyme family protein, translating to MNDEPALDLEYRSFSLPLASPLESASGTIASRDGFLVRITRNGDGAVGYGEATPLPGWTESYADCEAALERARTAIRTRGARDAVAAVDEAVAARHGVSLALADLEASSEPTPLYRYFSPNALVARVPVNTTIGDGPIGESVTAARRAVERGFDCCKLKVGRRSVDEDVERLRRVREAVGPGVELRADANGAWSFDEAVAAIEAVADLGVSIVEQPLPAGALEGHAELRGRGVAIALDEGLLEHGVDSICEAQAADVVTIKPMALGGLDIAQQVTAWIAELDITPLVTTTIDGVVARTGTTHLAASIPDVPACGLATGELLAEDLGRDPVLLENGAAVVPQTKGLGVEGVWDE from the coding sequence ATGAACGACGAACCGGCCCTCGACCTCGAGTACCGATCGTTCTCGCTGCCGCTAGCCAGTCCGCTCGAGAGCGCGAGCGGAACGATCGCCTCCCGCGACGGCTTTCTCGTACGCATCACCCGAAACGGCGACGGTGCGGTCGGCTACGGCGAGGCGACGCCGCTTCCGGGCTGGACGGAGTCCTACGCGGACTGCGAAGCCGCTCTCGAGCGGGCGCGGACGGCGATCCGAACCCGCGGCGCGAGGGACGCGGTGGCGGCGGTCGACGAGGCGGTCGCCGCGCGACACGGCGTCTCGCTCGCGCTCGCCGACCTCGAGGCCTCGAGCGAGCCGACCCCGCTCTACCGGTACTTCAGTCCGAACGCGCTCGTCGCGCGCGTTCCGGTGAACACGACGATCGGCGACGGACCGATCGGCGAGAGCGTGACGGCAGCGCGGCGCGCGGTCGAGCGCGGATTCGACTGCTGCAAGCTCAAGGTCGGCCGCCGGAGCGTCGACGAGGACGTCGAACGACTGCGCCGCGTCCGGGAGGCCGTCGGGCCGGGCGTCGAACTCCGCGCGGACGCGAACGGCGCCTGGTCGTTCGACGAGGCCGTCGCCGCGATCGAGGCCGTCGCCGACCTCGGCGTGTCGATCGTCGAACAGCCCCTGCCGGCCGGCGCCCTCGAGGGCCACGCCGAACTCAGGGGGAGGGGCGTCGCCATCGCCCTCGACGAGGGGTTGCTCGAGCACGGCGTCGATTCGATCTGCGAGGCGCAGGCCGCGGACGTCGTCACGATCAAACCGATGGCCCTCGGCGGCCTCGACATCGCCCAGCAGGTCACGGCGTGGATCGCCGAACTCGACATCACGCCGCTGGTGACGACGACGATCGACGGCGTCGTCGCCCGCACGGGGACCACACACCTCGCGGCGTCGATTCCCGACGTGCCGGCCTGCGGCCTGGCTACCGGCGAGTTGCTTGCCGAGGATCTCGGCCGGGATCCCGTGTTGCTCGAGAACGGCGCGGCGGTCGTTCCGCAGACGAAGGGGCTCGGCGTCGAGGGGGTGTGGGACGAGTGA
- a CDS encoding 1,4-dihydroxy-2-naphthoate polyprenyltransferase produces MSTAEVDISRTKAWVMAARPQTLPAAAAPVIVGTGLAVHEDVFAPLPALMAVIGAALIQIGTNFANDYYDAIKGADTEDREGFTRVTQSGLIPPKRVKLATIVTFALAILSGTYLVYVGGAPILVVGLVSVCCGWAYTGGPYPLGYHGLGDPFVFVFFGLVAVTGTYYVQAAANLAEPFTTTIPEGTVTREAILASLPVAGVSTAVLVVNNVRDRETDAETGKRTLAVRLGYRWSRLEFAGLLALAYLTPVWFWLGEGFGPAVLLPLVTLPYAALITRTVWTRTDGEALNPALEQTGKLLAMYAVLFAGGFVLL; encoded by the coding sequence ATGAGTACGGCGGAAGTCGACATTTCGCGGACGAAAGCGTGGGTGATGGCTGCACGCCCGCAGACGTTGCCCGCAGCGGCGGCGCCCGTCATCGTCGGGACCGGACTCGCGGTTCACGAGGACGTGTTCGCCCCGCTGCCGGCGTTGATGGCGGTGATCGGAGCCGCACTGATCCAGATCGGAACCAACTTCGCGAACGACTACTACGACGCGATCAAGGGAGCCGACACCGAGGATCGCGAGGGCTTCACTCGCGTCACCCAGTCCGGCCTCATCCCGCCGAAACGGGTCAAACTCGCGACGATCGTCACGTTCGCGCTGGCGATCCTGTCGGGGACCTACCTCGTTTACGTCGGCGGCGCGCCGATCCTCGTGGTCGGACTCGTGAGCGTCTGTTGCGGATGGGCGTACACCGGCGGGCCGTATCCGCTGGGCTACCACGGCCTCGGCGACCCGTTCGTCTTCGTCTTCTTCGGACTCGTCGCCGTGACCGGGACGTACTACGTTCAGGCCGCCGCCAACCTCGCTGAACCGTTCACGACGACGATCCCCGAGGGGACGGTGACCCGCGAGGCGATCCTCGCCAGCCTCCCGGTGGCCGGCGTCTCGACGGCCGTCCTGGTCGTGAACAACGTTCGAGACAGGGAAACCGACGCCGAGACCGGAAAGCGAACGCTCGCCGTCCGACTCGGCTACCGGTGGAGCCGCCTCGAGTTCGCCGGCCTGCTCGCGCTCGCGTACCTCACGCCGGTGTGGTTCTGGCTCGGCGAGGGGTTCGGCCCCGCAGTGTTGCTTCCCCTCGTGACGCTCCCCTACGCCGCGCTGATCACCCGAACCGTCTGGACCCGAACCGACGGCGAGGCGCTCAACCCCGCCCTCGAGCAGACCGGTAAACTGCTCGCGATGTACGCGGTGCTGTTCGCCGGAGGGTTCGTTCTGCTATGA
- a CDS encoding 1,4-dihydroxy-2-naphthoyl-CoA synthase, whose amino-acid sequence MVSELFDEERWEPVEDVDRDFRDITYHRAVDSGTVRIAFDRPDVRNAFRPGTVDELYDALDHAKRQTDVGCVLLTGNGPSPKDGGWAFCSGGDQTIRGEDGYQYEGSEERASEQGRLHILEVQRLIRHIPKVVVCVVPGWAVGGGHSLHVVCDLTLASEEHAKFLQTDPDVASYDAGFGSAYLAKQIGQKKAREVFFLGKTYSAEEAAEMGMVNEVVPHDELEETALEWGERINSKSPTAMRMLKYAFNMTDDGMVGQQVFAGEATRLGYMTDEAKEGRDAFVEGREPDFDDYPWHY is encoded by the coding sequence ATGGTTTCGGAACTCTTCGACGAGGAACGATGGGAGCCGGTCGAGGACGTCGATCGGGACTTTCGCGACATCACGTACCACCGGGCGGTCGACTCCGGGACGGTTCGGATCGCCTTCGACCGGCCCGACGTTCGCAACGCCTTCCGGCCGGGGACGGTCGACGAACTGTACGACGCGCTCGACCACGCCAAGCGGCAGACCGACGTCGGGTGCGTCCTGCTGACCGGGAACGGCCCCTCCCCGAAGGACGGCGGCTGGGCGTTCTGTTCCGGCGGCGATCAGACGATCCGCGGCGAAGACGGCTACCAGTACGAGGGAAGCGAAGAGCGGGCGTCGGAACAGGGTCGACTCCACATCCTCGAGGTCCAGCGCCTCATCCGCCACATTCCGAAGGTCGTGGTCTGCGTCGTCCCGGGCTGGGCCGTCGGCGGCGGCCACTCGCTGCACGTCGTCTGCGACCTGACGCTCGCGAGCGAGGAGCACGCGAAGTTCCTCCAGACCGATCCCGACGTGGCGAGCTACGACGCCGGCTTCGGGTCGGCGTACCTCGCAAAGCAGATCGGCCAGAAGAAGGCCCGCGAGGTGTTCTTCCTCGGGAAGACCTACTCCGCCGAAGAGGCGGCGGAGATGGGAATGGTCAACGAAGTCGTCCCGCACGACGAACTCGAGGAGACGGCCCTCGAGTGGGGCGAGCGCATCAACTCGAAGAGCCCGACCGCGATGCGGATGCTCAAGTACGCGTTCAACATGACCGACGACGGGATGGTCGGCCAGCAGGTGTTCGCCGGCGAGGCGACCCGACTGGGCTACATGACCGACGAGGCGAAGGAGGGCCGGGACGCGTTCGTCGAGGGCCGCGAGCCCGACTTCGACGACTATCCGTGGCACTACTGA
- the ggt gene encoding gamma-glutamyltransferase, whose amino-acid sequence MTRDHREQADGNHAHDTSGSSGIRRRAFLSRTGVAAGALAIGGSTVAGAGVQEVTDVPGFSCEQPQFACGQQVTAGDGMVSSVDPIASGVAATVLREGGNAVDAAVALQYVLTVTQPHGSGIGGGGFMVIYDADEDDVSVVNSRERAPQGATADMFLDDDGDPIPFDERIRLGQAVGVPGTVMGLETSRERHGSCSRQRLIEPAIKLARDGFTVDAILAREIEENWWKFNDAAKAVFSDENGEPLEEGATTTNPDLAETLEAIERDGADAFYEGSIAEDLAATVRDAGGSMTVDDLADYDVTIDDPVRKEWYDVEIVGQPLPSSGPSVVSMILRTLEFLEIERYDLRSPEAFHLIAETTRLAWADRNEYMGDPEFVDVPIEGLLDDDYLRSRAERVCTESTLADYGADECVEPGVPPGADGAATGAFVDQIPGSTAHFSVVDGDGNAVSYTSTIEQFMGSGMMVPGRGFMLNNELTDFDAEPGGPNQVKPWKRPLSSMSPTVIMRDGVPEFTVGSPGGWTIITSVAQTLLHHYVYGLDPLESITEPTIFTNDCMDVLWDEGVPQSVRETTAEWGQVWDDEPTELGNVQAIQVDGDRLIGAADPNRDGQAVGFDRNTGGGRDD is encoded by the coding sequence ACACGAGATCACAGGGAACAAGCGGATGGAAATCACGCGCACGATACGAGCGGGTCGTCCGGCATCCGACGCCGGGCGTTCTTATCGCGAACGGGGGTCGCCGCCGGTGCGCTCGCCATCGGCGGCTCGACCGTCGCGGGTGCGGGCGTTCAGGAGGTCACCGACGTCCCCGGCTTCAGTTGCGAGCAACCGCAGTTCGCGTGCGGCCAGCAGGTAACCGCTGGCGACGGGATGGTCTCGAGCGTCGATCCCATCGCTTCCGGGGTCGCCGCGACGGTCCTGCGCGAGGGCGGTAACGCCGTCGACGCTGCCGTGGCGCTGCAGTACGTCCTGACCGTCACGCAGCCTCACGGATCGGGTATCGGCGGGGGCGGCTTCATGGTCATCTACGACGCGGACGAGGACGACGTTAGCGTCGTCAACAGCCGCGAACGAGCGCCCCAGGGTGCGACGGCGGACATGTTCCTCGACGACGACGGCGACCCGATCCCATTCGACGAACGAATTCGACTGGGCCAGGCCGTCGGCGTTCCGGGCACCGTGATGGGGCTCGAGACGTCGCGAGAGCGCCACGGCAGCTGTTCCCGCCAGCGGCTGATCGAGCCGGCGATCAAGCTCGCGCGCGACGGGTTCACCGTGGACGCGATCCTGGCCAGGGAGATCGAGGAGAACTGGTGGAAGTTCAACGACGCCGCGAAGGCGGTCTTCTCCGACGAGAACGGCGAGCCGCTCGAGGAAGGCGCCACCACGACCAACCCCGACCTCGCGGAGACGCTCGAAGCGATCGAACGCGACGGCGCCGACGCCTTCTACGAGGGGTCGATCGCCGAGGATCTCGCGGCGACGGTCCGGGACGCCGGCGGCAGCATGACGGTCGACGACCTCGCCGACTACGACGTCACGATCGACGACCCGGTTCGCAAGGAGTGGTACGACGTCGAGATCGTCGGCCAGCCGCTCCCGAGTTCCGGGCCGAGCGTCGTTTCGATGATCCTCCGGACGCTCGAGTTCCTCGAGATCGAGCGGTACGACCTCCGGTCCCCGGAAGCGTTCCACCTGATCGCCGAGACGACCCGCCTGGCGTGGGCCGACCGGAACGAGTACATGGGCGACCCCGAGTTCGTGGACGTTCCGATCGAGGGGCTGCTGGACGACGATTACCTCCGGAGCCGCGCGGAGCGGGTCTGCACCGAGAGCACGCTCGCGGACTACGGCGCCGACGAGTGCGTCGAGCCGGGCGTCCCGCCGGGCGCGGATGGGGCAGCGACCGGCGCGTTCGTCGACCAGATTCCCGGATCGACCGCCCACTTCTCGGTCGTCGACGGGGACGGCAACGCCGTCTCCTACACCTCGACGATCGAGCAGTTCATGGGCTCGGGGATGATGGTCCCCGGTCGGGGATTCATGCTCAACAACGAGCTGACGGACTTCGACGCCGAGCCCGGCGGCCCGAATCAGGTCAAGCCGTGGAAGCGCCCGCTGAGCAGCATGAGCCCGACCGTGATCATGCGCGACGGCGTCCCCGAGTTCACCGTGGGCTCCCCCGGCGGCTGGACGATCATCACCTCCGTCGCGCAGACGCTGCTTCACCACTACGTCTACGGGCTCGACCCGCTCGAGTCGATCACCGAGCCGACGATCTTCACGAACGACTGCATGGACGTCCTCTGGGACGAGGGCGTCCCGCAGAGCGTCCGCGAGACGACCGCGGAGTGGGGCCAGGTCTGGGACGACGAACCCACCGAACTCGGTAACGTCCAGGCGATTCAGGTCGACGGCGATCGGCTGATCGGCGCTGCCGACCCGAACCGCGACGGTCAGGCCGTCGGCTTCGACCGGAATACCGGAGGGGGACGCGACGACTGA